In a genomic window of Paramicrobacterium chengjingii:
- the smc gene encoding chromosome segregation protein SMC, producing the protein MYLKSLTLKGFKSFAQSTSFAFEPGVTCVVGPNGSGKSNVVDALAWVMGEQGVKNLRGGKMEDVIFAGTSTRGPLGRAEVTLTIDNSDGALPIEYSEVTISRTLFRNGGSEYAINGEGCRLLDVQELLSDSGLGREMHVIVGQGRLDTVLHASPEERRGFIEEAAGILKHRRRKEKTVRKLEAMETNLTRLSDLAGEIRRQLKPLGRQAEIAREAQTIAAVVRDARARILADDVVTLRTTLDSFGRSESERHTERIVLQEQLEQKQLRIAHIEKAQLGDSVDEARRISYGLDSVQQRLRNLHTLTGQRIALLDAQTEQTESSSTVSEQMIADAESELTQLRDDIATAEQRSEAARAHTAQTRERLDAVDQEIQAQSDLVSQHDLDIAKLSGQVETAASKLAAVRGEKLRQQNSLDAAVQRRDEAQHRFDEIESTSSESSVNESGLDEAYELAQSRVFDAEAEIDRLRDVLHGHERERDALAAKTSALSRALDIRDGAADMVAAKLDGVTGIVADSVQVTPGYEAAVTAGLGTLADAVLAVGSIEAEHALSYAKQNDLGRVEVVLADGPRREIEWPNTSVVSAASVVTAPDGVLGLLDYIGIVANIGAARTVRKALGEAARQVTFVTEGGDVITEHVLRGGSGGTQGRIELLAERDAADERHTEVVSIIERSRFELDEQRVEHKAAKEQSQLALQSLRELDAQLAAETEALNKAKVQYEASVAECDRLTESLAESDAAVVEAERASETAKASLATAQSRPRPILDVSARDELAAERERARESEVEARFHVETARERVSAQQEQVRALTQRRERERQAAEAAARRAVIRRRQLDAATRVSDALPDVLASIDRSVREASVTLAKAEEQRASQNQELTTLRQEESALRQRLQAVTEDVHGLELQIYEKKLQLSSFLERAGSELGLVEDVLVAEYGPDVPVPVDVADAPELPEPTDNDAESVVPTDDDEAADDVGVRALAEGAAQVPHDAPAADEPEPEFETVPYDRAGQQRRLEKAERQLQKLGRVNPLALEEFAALEQRHKFLTEQLTDLTNTRKDLLTIIDELDDKMQTIFRDAFDDTKRAFSDVFPILFPGGTGSIALTNPDDMLNTGIDVAVRPAGKKIERLSLLSGGERSLAAVALLIAIFKARPSPFYIMDEVEAALDDANLGRLLTIFESLREASQLIVITHQKRTMEIADALYGVSMRQDGVSAVVGQRLAEERERASA; encoded by the coding sequence TTGTATTTGAAGAGCCTCACCCTCAAGGGCTTCAAGTCGTTCGCTCAGTCGACCTCTTTTGCATTCGAACCAGGCGTGACGTGTGTCGTCGGACCCAACGGATCGGGAAAGTCGAATGTCGTCGACGCTCTCGCCTGGGTGATGGGCGAGCAGGGCGTCAAGAACCTGCGCGGTGGCAAGATGGAAGACGTCATCTTCGCGGGAACGTCCACGCGCGGACCGCTTGGTCGTGCCGAAGTCACGCTCACAATCGACAACTCCGACGGCGCTCTGCCGATTGAGTATTCTGAGGTGACAATCAGTCGCACCCTCTTTCGCAATGGCGGCAGCGAGTATGCGATCAACGGCGAGGGATGCCGTCTGCTCGACGTGCAGGAGTTGCTCAGCGACTCGGGGCTGGGTCGTGAAATGCACGTCATCGTGGGGCAAGGTCGCCTCGACACAGTGCTGCACGCAAGCCCAGAAGAACGCCGAGGCTTCATCGAGGAAGCAGCGGGAATTCTCAAGCACCGCAGACGCAAAGAGAAAACCGTGCGCAAGCTCGAGGCGATGGAGACGAACCTCACACGCTTGAGCGACCTCGCGGGCGAGATCCGCCGGCAACTCAAACCCCTCGGCCGGCAGGCGGAGATTGCGCGGGAGGCACAGACAATCGCCGCCGTCGTGCGCGATGCCCGTGCGCGAATACTTGCAGACGACGTCGTGACGCTGCGCACGACGCTCGATTCTTTTGGCCGTTCCGAGAGCGAGAGGCACACGGAGCGCATCGTGCTGCAGGAGCAGCTTGAGCAGAAGCAGCTGCGGATTGCTCACATCGAGAAGGCGCAGCTGGGTGATTCCGTGGATGAGGCTCGTCGCATCTCGTATGGCCTCGATTCCGTGCAGCAGCGGTTGCGCAACCTCCACACTCTGACGGGACAGCGCATAGCGCTGCTTGACGCGCAGACGGAGCAGACGGAGTCATCGTCGACCGTGTCGGAGCAGATGATCGCCGATGCCGAGAGCGAACTCACGCAGCTGCGTGATGACATCGCCACAGCGGAGCAGCGTTCAGAGGCCGCGCGTGCCCACACGGCACAAACGCGTGAACGGCTTGATGCGGTCGACCAAGAGATCCAGGCGCAAAGTGATTTGGTTTCACAGCATGACCTCGACATTGCCAAGCTGTCTGGGCAGGTAGAAACCGCTGCATCGAAACTCGCTGCCGTTCGCGGTGAGAAGCTGCGACAGCAAAATTCATTGGATGCCGCGGTGCAGCGCCGTGACGAGGCACAGCACCGCTTCGACGAGATCGAAAGCACATCGAGCGAGAGCAGCGTGAACGAGTCGGGGCTCGACGAGGCATACGAGCTCGCGCAGTCGCGGGTCTTCGACGCCGAGGCAGAGATCGACCGTCTTCGCGATGTGCTGCACGGGCACGAGCGCGAACGCGATGCCCTCGCGGCGAAGACGAGTGCGCTCTCCCGAGCGCTCGACATTCGTGACGGAGCCGCAGATATGGTGGCGGCGAAGCTCGACGGTGTTACGGGAATCGTCGCAGACAGTGTGCAGGTGACGCCTGGCTACGAGGCTGCAGTCACCGCGGGTCTCGGCACTCTGGCCGACGCGGTTCTCGCGGTTGGCTCAATCGAGGCCGAACACGCACTCTCGTATGCCAAGCAAAACGACCTCGGACGCGTTGAAGTCGTCCTCGCCGACGGGCCACGTCGCGAGATTGAGTGGCCGAACACGTCAGTCGTGTCGGCGGCATCCGTCGTTACGGCGCCTGACGGTGTTCTGGGGCTCCTTGACTACATCGGCATCGTCGCCAACATCGGCGCGGCTCGTACGGTGAGGAAAGCTCTCGGAGAGGCGGCTCGCCAGGTCACGTTCGTCACCGAGGGCGGCGACGTGATCACCGAGCACGTGCTGCGCGGAGGCTCGGGTGGCACGCAGGGCAGAATCGAGCTTCTGGCCGAGCGGGATGCCGCCGATGAACGTCACACTGAGGTCGTGAGTATCATCGAGCGCTCGCGTTTCGAGCTTGACGAGCAGCGTGTCGAGCATAAGGCGGCAAAGGAACAGTCTCAGCTCGCGCTGCAGTCGCTGAGAGAGCTCGATGCCCAGCTTGCAGCCGAAACGGAAGCCCTCAACAAGGCGAAGGTGCAGTATGAGGCCTCCGTCGCCGAATGCGATCGCCTTACAGAGTCACTCGCCGAGTCTGACGCTGCGGTGGTGGAGGCAGAGAGAGCGAGCGAGACGGCGAAGGCATCGCTTGCGACGGCACAGAGTCGCCCGAGGCCGATTCTCGATGTCTCGGCACGCGATGAGCTTGCCGCCGAAAGAGAGCGGGCGCGCGAATCCGAGGTGGAAGCGAGATTCCACGTCGAGACCGCTCGCGAAAGAGTCTCGGCGCAGCAGGAGCAGGTTCGAGCGCTGACGCAGCGTCGTGAGCGCGAGAGGCAGGCAGCGGAAGCCGCAGCGCGCAGAGCCGTCATCAGACGCAGACAGCTGGATGCGGCAACGCGAGTGTCTGACGCGCTGCCCGACGTGCTCGCGTCCATTGACCGCTCCGTGCGCGAAGCATCCGTGACGCTCGCGAAAGCCGAAGAGCAGCGTGCAAGCCAGAACCAGGAACTCACCACACTTCGGCAAGAGGAGTCGGCGCTTCGCCAGCGATTGCAGGCGGTAACGGAAGATGTGCATGGGCTTGAGCTGCAGATCTATGAGAAGAAGCTGCAACTGTCGAGCTTTCTCGAGCGCGCCGGAAGCGAGCTGGGGCTTGTTGAAGACGTTCTGGTCGCCGAGTACGGCCCAGACGTGCCCGTCCCCGTCGATGTTGCCGATGCTCCAGAGTTGCCCGAGCCGACGGACAACGACGCGGAGAGTGTCGTGCCGACAGATGACGACGAGGCGGCAGACGACGTCGGTGTACGTGCTCTCGCGGAAGGGGCTGCGCAGGTGCCGCACGATGCACCTGCAGCTGACGAGCCCGAACCCGAATTTGAAACGGTTCCGTACGACCGAGCAGGGCAGCAGCGGCGTCTGGAGAAGGCGGAGCGCCAGTTGCAGAAGCTGGGCCGAGTGAACCCGTTGGCGCTCGAAGAGTTCGCTGCGCTCGAGCAGAGGCATAAATTTCTCACAGAACAGCTCACCGACCTCACGAACACGCGTAAGGATCTGCTCACGATCATCGACGAACTCGACGATAAGATGCAGACGATCTTCCGCGACGCCTTCGACGACACGAAACGTGCATTCAGCGATGTGTTCCCTATCCTGTTCCCCGGAGGAACAGGAAGCATCGCTCTGACGAACCCGGATGACATGCTCAACACGGGCATTGATGTCGCCGTGCGCCCCGCGGGCAAGAAGATCGAGCGACTCTCGCTGCTGTCGGGAGGTGAGCGTTCACTTGCGGCTGTCGCGCTGCTCATCGCCATCTTCAAGGCGCGCCCCAGCCCGTTCTACATCATGGACGAGGTGGAGGCGGCGCTCGACGACGCCAACCTCGGTCGCCTGCTTACGATCTTCGAATCGCTGCGTGAGGCATCACAGCTCATCGTCATCACTCACCAGAAGCGCACGATGGAGATCGCCGACGCCCTCTACGGCGTTTCGATGCGTCAGGATGGCGTGTCGGCCGTGGTCGGACAGCGGCTCGCAGAGGAGAGGGAACGCGCGAGCGCGTGA
- the ftsY gene encoding signal recognition particle-docking protein FtsY, protein MAESTPWSLSGALRGMFHRPTIDESTWDDLEYALITADFGSDIAEAIIDELRANVDRYHTTDPRDLQRMLRETVDERLSRFDPTLMLSERPAVVLMVGVNGVGKTTTIGKLARFISNAGRSVVVGAADTFRAAAVEQLGTWAERAGVAIVKPQHPGQDPASVAYQTVEHALSTGTEIVLIDTAGRLHTKGGLMDELSKIRRVVEKQTPIAEVLLVLDATTGQNGVQQAQAFIEHAGVTGLVLTKLDGSAKGGFVLAVQERTGLPIKLIGQGEGIGDITGFTPHVFAQNLVGA, encoded by the coding sequence ATGGCAGAAAGCACCCCGTGGTCACTTTCCGGGGCCCTGAGGGGCATGTTCCACCGGCCGACTATTGACGAATCGACCTGGGACGATCTCGAATACGCGCTCATCACCGCCGATTTCGGCTCCGATATCGCTGAGGCGATTATCGATGAGCTTCGGGCGAACGTCGACAGGTATCACACCACCGACCCACGCGACCTTCAGCGGATGCTGCGCGAAACCGTCGATGAACGGCTGTCACGCTTTGATCCGACACTGATGTTGAGCGAACGCCCCGCTGTCGTGCTGATGGTCGGTGTGAACGGAGTAGGCAAGACGACAACCATCGGCAAGCTTGCCCGATTCATCAGCAATGCAGGGCGCAGCGTGGTCGTCGGAGCCGCAGACACCTTTCGGGCGGCCGCTGTCGAACAGCTCGGAACCTGGGCAGAGCGAGCGGGCGTGGCTATCGTCAAACCGCAGCATCCGGGTCAGGACCCAGCATCGGTCGCCTACCAGACAGTCGAGCACGCCCTCAGCACGGGAACAGAGATTGTGCTCATCGACACGGCTGGACGCCTGCACACAAAGGGCGGGCTTATGGACGAACTGTCGAAGATTCGCCGCGTCGTCGAAAAGCAGACGCCGATTGCCGAGGTGCTGCTTGTTCTCGACGCGACGACGGGTCAGAACGGCGTACAGCAGGCACAGGCCTTCATCGAGCATGCTGGCGTCACGGGGCTTGTGCTCACCAAGCTCGACGGCTCTGCAAAGGGTGGTTTCGTGCTCGCCGTTCAAGAACGAACGGGCCTGCCTATCAAACTCATCGGCCAAGGCGAGGGCATCGGCGACATCACCGGTTTCACCCCTCACGTCTTCGCCCAGAACCTCGTGGGAGCGTAA
- a CDS encoding DUF2004 domain-containing protein gives MGIEHDYFGVIESDASGALYWSESVEAGDQAVDVSLSAPPQVTVSDEALEVAQAMIATLEGLDLRARESLVADLGTPASDVAAFLLEIEERFGAELSDFITRESGDLGIDVIRSLELLRVAFHPHQTGEGDTFVSLEFALAPDENDLALLVHLSMGGEPVSTDFLD, from the coding sequence ATGGGAATCGAGCACGATTATTTCGGAGTCATTGAATCGGATGCCTCGGGCGCGCTCTACTGGTCGGAGAGCGTCGAGGCGGGCGATCAGGCCGTCGATGTCTCGCTCAGCGCACCCCCTCAGGTGACGGTGAGTGACGAGGCTCTCGAGGTTGCACAGGCCATGATCGCCACCCTCGAGGGGCTCGATTTGCGTGCGCGAGAATCTCTCGTCGCAGATCTTGGCACCCCGGCATCCGATGTCGCTGCTTTTCTGCTCGAGATCGAAGAACGATTCGGAGCAGAGCTCAGCGATTTCATTACACGGGAGTCCGGAGATCTCGGCATTGACGTGATTCGCTCGCTCGAGCTGCTTCGTGTGGCATTTCACCCGCACCAGACCGGCGAAGGAGACACTTTCGTCTCTTTGGAGTTCGCCCTGGCACCCGATGAAAACGATCTCGCTCTCCTCGTGCATCTGAGCATGGGAGGCGAGCCCGTCTCCACCGACTTTCTCGACTGA
- the lipA gene encoding lipoyl synthase has protein sequence MSGCGVASGNQVAATAPKGRQLLRLEVRNAQTPIERKPEWIKTRARMGPEFTQLSALVKDENLHTVCQEAGCPNIYECWEDREATFLIGGSQCTRRCDFCQIDTGKPAAYDTDEPRRVAESVARMGLRYATITSVARDDLPDTGAWLNAETVRQIRAHNPNTGVELLANEHNGDPAFLGEIFDARPEVFAHNVETVPRLFKRIRPAFRYERSLGVLTQAHDAGLITKSNLILGMGEEPEEVLTALHDLREAGTDIITLTQYLRPSPRHLPIARWVKPQEFIEHKEAAERMGFLGVLAGPLVRSSYRAGRLWAQSMVASERPIPDELRHLADDTRPFAQAV, from the coding sequence ATGAGCGGATGCGGGGTTGCAAGCGGAAATCAGGTTGCGGCGACGGCTCCCAAAGGGAGGCAGCTTCTGCGACTTGAGGTGAGGAACGCACAGACGCCCATCGAACGTAAGCCCGAGTGGATCAAGACGCGAGCACGCATGGGTCCCGAATTCACTCAACTCAGCGCACTCGTCAAGGATGAGAATCTGCATACCGTCTGCCAGGAGGCGGGCTGCCCGAACATCTACGAATGTTGGGAAGACCGCGAGGCGACGTTCTTGATCGGCGGATCCCAATGCACGCGGCGCTGTGACTTCTGCCAGATCGATACAGGAAAGCCCGCAGCGTACGACACGGATGAGCCGCGCCGAGTCGCCGAGAGCGTTGCGCGCATGGGTCTGCGTTATGCGACGATAACGAGCGTTGCCCGAGATGACCTTCCCGACACCGGTGCCTGGCTGAATGCCGAGACTGTACGTCAGATACGAGCGCACAATCCGAATACCGGCGTCGAACTTCTCGCCAATGAGCACAACGGCGATCCCGCGTTTCTGGGCGAGATCTTCGATGCACGCCCCGAGGTATTTGCCCACAATGTCGAAACGGTCCCCCGGCTCTTCAAGCGCATCCGTCCCGCGTTTCGCTATGAGCGCTCGCTCGGCGTTCTCACGCAGGCGCATGACGCTGGGCTCATCACCAAGTCGAATCTCATCCTCGGAATGGGCGAAGAGCCCGAGGAGGTGCTCACCGCGCTGCATGATCTCCGTGAGGCAGGCACCGACATCATCACGTTGACGCAGTATCTGCGGCCGTCCCCGCGGCATCTTCCGATCGCGCGGTGGGTCAAGCCTCAGGAGTTTATCGAGCACAAAGAGGCGGCGGAACGAATGGGGTTTCTCGGCGTACTCGCCGGGCCTCTCGTGCGCTCATCGTACCGAGCGGGACGCCTCTGGGCGCAGTCGATGGTGGCGTCGGAGCGCCCCATCCCCGACGAACTGCGACACCTTGCCGACGATACGCGGCCTTTCGCCCAGGCGGTCTGA
- the lipB gene encoding lipoyl(octanoyl) transferase LipB: MLTTSIIGFAPEFVPYIDAWNLQRATHRRVADRTGPETLLLLEHEAVYTAGKRTEDSERPDDGTPVIDVDRGGKITWHGPGQLVGYPIVRLPDPIDVVAYVRTLETTLIDVLAGLGIDAVQVRGRSGVWVHGIDRDAKIAAIGVRVAEGVTMHGFALNCDNELGAFDRIVPCGIRDAGVTSISEQLGQRVSPADIADSVSHAIAGAFDSAEVVA, encoded by the coding sequence ATGCTGACAACATCGATCATCGGGTTCGCCCCCGAATTTGTCCCCTACATCGACGCGTGGAACCTGCAACGCGCCACGCATCGCCGCGTCGCCGACCGCACGGGTCCCGAGACGCTGCTGCTTCTCGAGCATGAGGCCGTCTACACGGCGGGCAAACGCACAGAAGACAGCGAGCGCCCCGACGATGGCACCCCTGTGATCGACGTCGATCGCGGTGGGAAGATCACCTGGCACGGCCCGGGGCAGCTCGTTGGGTACCCGATCGTGCGGCTTCCCGACCCGATCGACGTCGTTGCCTATGTGCGCACGCTCGAGACCACGCTCATCGACGTTCTTGCTGGCCTCGGCATCGATGCCGTTCAGGTTCGCGGTCGCTCGGGCGTGTGGGTGCATGGCATCGATCGCGACGCGAAGATCGCGGCGATCGGTGTTCGCGTCGCGGAAGGTGTCACGATGCACGGCTTCGCACTCAACTGCGACAACGAGCTCGGCGCATTCGACCGCATCGTTCCGTGCGGCATCCGGGATGCTGGTGTCACAAGCATCAGCGAACAGCTTGGGCAGCGCGTCTCCCCCGCTGACATCGCAGATTCTGTCTCTCACGCGATTGCCGGCGCTTTCGACAGCGCTGAGGTTGTCGCATGA
- the ffh gene encoding signal recognition particle protein translates to MATFGTLSDRLAETFKNLRKKGTLSASDIDGTVREIRRALIDADVAFDVVKEFTSRIRERALGDEVSKALNPAQQVVQIVNDELISILGGEQRRLEFAKTPPTVIMLAGLQGAGKTTLAGKLAQWLAKDGHTPLLVACDLQRPNAVTQLSVVAEQAGASIFAPEPGNGVGDPVRVAKDSIKHARDKQYDTVIIDTAGRLGVDAELMKQAANIRKAVDPDEVLFVIDAMIGQDAVATAKAFQDGVDFTGVVLSKLDGDARGGAALSVASVTGRPIMFASTGEGLGDFEPFHPDRMASRILDLGDILTLIEQAQQAFDEEEARQVAEKFATDTFTLDDFLKQMQQLRNMGSIKKMMGMLPGMAQQRDQLDNFDEKEIVRTEAIIQSMTRAERTNPKVLNGSRRLRIARGSGSTVTDVNQLVNRFEQAAKMMKTVAKGGMPQIPGMGPVPGAHGGGGARKAKKGKKKGSRSGNPAKRAAENAGMSEPTTAPAGNGFGLGAGGTPEPSEEELASLQKFLGR, encoded by the coding sequence ATGGCTACATTCGGAACCCTCTCAGACCGCCTCGCAGAGACCTTCAAGAATCTTCGCAAGAAGGGCACGCTCTCGGCCTCGGACATCGATGGCACCGTTCGGGAGATCCGGCGTGCGCTCATCGATGCCGACGTCGCTTTTGATGTTGTGAAAGAGTTCACGTCGCGAATTCGTGAACGTGCGCTCGGTGACGAGGTGAGCAAGGCGCTGAACCCGGCACAGCAGGTTGTTCAGATCGTCAACGACGAGCTCATCAGCATTCTCGGAGGCGAGCAGCGTCGGCTCGAGTTTGCCAAGACGCCGCCGACGGTGATCATGCTCGCTGGCCTCCAGGGCGCCGGAAAGACGACGCTTGCCGGAAAGCTCGCGCAGTGGCTTGCGAAAGACGGCCACACACCGCTTCTCGTCGCCTGTGACCTGCAGCGACCCAACGCCGTCACACAGCTGAGCGTGGTGGCCGAGCAGGCCGGAGCGAGCATCTTCGCCCCCGAGCCGGGCAACGGCGTCGGCGACCCGGTGCGCGTGGCGAAAGACTCCATCAAGCACGCGCGCGACAAGCAGTACGACACGGTCATCATCGACACCGCCGGTCGACTCGGCGTCGACGCCGAGCTCATGAAGCAGGCCGCGAACATTCGCAAGGCCGTCGACCCCGACGAGGTGCTGTTCGTCATCGACGCCATGATCGGTCAGGATGCCGTGGCCACCGCGAAGGCCTTCCAAGACGGAGTCGACTTCACCGGAGTCGTGCTGTCCAAGCTGGACGGCGACGCGCGCGGTGGTGCTGCGCTTTCTGTCGCGTCGGTGACCGGCCGACCGATTATGTTCGCCTCGACAGGGGAGGGGCTCGGTGATTTTGAGCCGTTTCATCCTGACCGCATGGCGAGCCGCATTCTTGACCTCGGTGACATTCTCACCCTGATTGAGCAGGCTCAGCAGGCGTTTGACGAAGAGGAGGCGCGTCAGGTCGCAGAGAAGTTTGCGACGGACACGTTCACGCTCGACGACTTTCTCAAGCAGATGCAGCAACTGCGCAATATGGGCTCCATCAAGAAGATGATGGGGATGCTGCCCGGCATGGCGCAGCAGCGCGATCAGCTCGACAACTTCGATGAGAAGGAAATTGTCCGCACCGAGGCGATCATCCAGTCGATGACGCGAGCAGAGCGCACGAACCCGAAGGTGCTCAACGGCTCTCGGAGGCTGCGCATTGCACGAGGCTCGGGGTCGACGGTGACCGACGTGAACCAGCTCGTCAATCGCTTCGAGCAGGCCGCGAAAATGATGAAGACCGTCGCCAAGGGCGGAATGCCCCAGATTCCCGGCATGGGGCCGGTTCCCGGAGCCCACGGTGGCGGGGGAGCGCGCAAGGCGAAGAAGGGCAAGAAGAAGGGCTCACGCTCGGGCAACCCGGCAAAGCGGGCAGCTGAGAACGCCGGCATGAGCGAACCGACGACAGCACCGGCAGGAAACGGGTTCGGCCTTGGCGCGGGCGGTACGCCTGAGCCGAGCGAAGAGGAGCTCGCTTCGCTGCAGAAGTTTCTCGGTCGCTAA
- a CDS encoding glutamate--cysteine ligase, whose translation MTIEFAKSARSSIGIEWELALVNQKTGDLANAAGDVLDDLRQSDGRDHPQIVSELLQNTVELVSGVHTRVSDAVEELSTLLNEVRAVAAARNVVPIAAGTHPFGQWFDQPVTDKERYHKLIERTQWWGRNMLIWGVHVHVGLDDVDKALPIVSGMLQYFPHLLALSASSPFWGGVDTGYASNRSLMFQQLPTAGIPYEQIRTWGDYERYVNDELATGIIEDQTEVRWDVRPSATWGTVEVRFCDSTSTAAELAGIAALVHCLVDDLAQRLDEGKHLEDLQPWFVRENKWRAARYGLDATIIVDRAGRQRPVADDIATLISRLEPVATRLECAAELHSLRDIIAHGGSSTRQRNAAAGAHGDLTAVVAQLARELDAS comes from the coding sequence ATGACGATCGAGTTCGCGAAGTCAGCCAGATCGTCGATCGGCATCGAGTGGGAGCTGGCGCTCGTCAATCAGAAGACGGGCGATCTCGCCAACGCGGCCGGCGACGTACTCGATGATCTGCGTCAGTCAGATGGCCGCGATCATCCGCAGATCGTCTCCGAACTTCTTCAGAACACCGTCGAGCTGGTCAGCGGTGTGCATACGCGAGTGTCGGATGCTGTCGAAGAGCTGTCTACCCTTCTCAACGAGGTGCGTGCCGTCGCCGCGGCACGCAATGTTGTTCCGATCGCCGCAGGAACGCACCCATTCGGTCAGTGGTTTGATCAGCCGGTCACCGATAAGGAGCGGTACCACAAGCTCATCGAGCGCACGCAGTGGTGGGGTCGAAACATGCTCATCTGGGGAGTTCACGTGCACGTGGGGCTCGATGACGTCGACAAGGCGCTGCCGATCGTCTCGGGCATGCTGCAGTATTTTCCGCACCTGCTCGCGCTGTCGGCGTCGAGCCCTTTCTGGGGCGGCGTCGACACGGGGTACGCGTCGAACCGCTCATTGATGTTTCAGCAGCTACCGACTGCGGGAATTCCGTACGAGCAGATTCGAACGTGGGGCGACTACGAGCGCTACGTCAACGATGAACTCGCGACAGGAATCATCGAGGATCAGACGGAGGTGCGCTGGGACGTCCGTCCGTCGGCAACCTGGGGAACCGTGGAGGTGCGGTTCTGCGACAGCACATCGACCGCAGCAGAACTTGCCGGCATCGCTGCCCTCGTGCACTGCCTCGTCGATGATCTCGCCCAGAGGCTCGATGAGGGGAAACACCTTGAAGATCTGCAACCGTGGTTCGTGCGCGAGAACAAGTGGCGAGCAGCACGGTACGGGCTCGACGCAACGATCATCGTCGATAGAGCCGGTCGTCAGCGCCCGGTCGCAGACGACATCGCAACGCTCATCTCACGCCTTGAGCCCGTAGCCACTCGCCTCGAGTGCGCCGCGGAGCTGCACTCGCTGCGTGACATCATTGCGCACGGGGGAAGCAGCACCAGACAGCGAAACGCAGCTGCAGGGGCTCACGGTGACCTCACGGCTGTCGTTGCGCAGCTCGCTCGCGAGCTCGATGCGAGTTAG
- the rpsP gene encoding 30S ribosomal protein S16, with translation MAVKIRLKRFGKIRSPYYRIVVADSRTKRDGRVIEEIGKYHPTEEPSLIQVDSDRAQYWLSVGAQPTEQVLALLKLTGDWGTFKGDKDAVSTVKLREAKAEFVADEKKKPVLKPKAEKPADKAAEKPADNAEAADAPAEEQA, from the coding sequence GTGGCTGTCAAGATTCGTTTGAAGCGCTTCGGAAAAATCCGTTCGCCCTATTACCGTATCGTTGTCGCTGACTCGCGCACCAAGCGTGACGGTCGGGTCATCGAGGAGATCGGCAAGTACCACCCGACCGAAGAGCCGTCGCTCATTCAGGTCGACTCCGACCGTGCTCAGTACTGGCTCTCGGTTGGCGCTCAGCCTACCGAGCAGGTGCTCGCGCTTCTCAAGCTCACGGGCGACTGGGGAACGTTCAAGGGTGACAAGGATGCCGTCTCGACGGTGAAGCTGCGCGAGGCCAAGGCCGAGTTCGTCGCAGACGAGAAGAAGAAGCCCGTGCTCAAGCCCAAGGCAGAGAAGCCTGCCGATAAGGCAGCAGAGAAGCCCGCTGACAATGCCGAGGCCGCTGACGCTCCGGCCGAAGAGCAGGCCTAG
- a CDS encoding RNA-binding protein — MLAPALEHLVKGIVENPDDVNVLAKTTSRGEVLEVRVNPEDLGRVIGRSGRTAKALRTVVGALADGSRVRVDVVDTDD; from the coding sequence TTGCTCGCACCGGCTCTAGAGCACCTCGTCAAGGGAATCGTCGAAAACCCTGACGACGTGAATGTTCTTGCCAAGACCACGTCTCGTGGTGAGGTCCTCGAGGTTCGCGTGAACCCCGAGGACCTCGGCCGGGTCATCGGCCGTTCCGGCCGCACGGCAAAGGCTCTGCGCACCGTTGTCGGTGCGCTTGCTGACGGCTCGCGCGTTCGTGTCGACGTGGTCGACACTGACGACTGA
- the rimM gene encoding ribosome maturation factor RimM (Essential for efficient processing of 16S rRNA) — protein sequence MAQQDPHRTSLRVGRLSKAHGLKGALKLELFTDDPDRRFVPGAAFSLQVPPSSPWHGSSIVLSELRWYNGSPVAFFEGVADRTAAETLVKAILWTDDTDQSAEENAWYDHQLVGLRVKRDGVDVGTVSRVDHFPSQDLLIVATDNGDVMVPFVAAIVPLVDIDAGTVTVTPPYGLFEETPDDGHETGAKPASDPTE from the coding sequence GTGGCACAGCAGGACCCGCACCGTACGTCGCTCCGCGTGGGGCGGCTCTCGAAGGCCCATGGCCTCAAGGGTGCACTCAAACTCGAGCTGTTCACGGACGATCCCGATCGACGGTTTGTTCCCGGAGCTGCGTTCAGCCTTCAGGTTCCACCGTCGTCACCCTGGCACGGCTCGTCGATCGTGCTCTCTGAGTTGCGGTGGTACAACGGATCGCCCGTCGCGTTCTTCGAAGGTGTCGCCGATCGCACGGCCGCTGAGACGCTCGTCAAGGCAATTCTGTGGACGGACGATACAGACCAGTCAGCGGAAGAGAACGCCTGGTACGATCACCAGCTCGTCGGTCTGCGCGTGAAGCGTGACGGCGTTGACGTCGGCACAGTGAGCCGCGTCGACCACTTTCCGTCTCAAGACCTGCTGATCGTCGCCACGGACAATGGCGACGTCATGGTTCCATTCGTTGCCGCAATCGTTCCGCTCGTCGACATCGATGCCGGCACGGTCACGGTGACCCCACCCTATGGGCTCTTTGAAGAGACACCGGATGACGGTCACGAGACCGGCGCGAAGCCAGCATCCGACCCCACCGAGTAG